Proteins encoded together in one Benincasa hispida cultivar B227 chromosome 1, ASM972705v1, whole genome shotgun sequence window:
- the LOC120070307 gene encoding uncharacterized protein LOC120070307 has translation MNRWVYEQNAMAACQEMRMESVVCPKPRRLVLQTPPDNDPIRAYRWPISHSRTGNSRAGAEFLDMILTKESYGENFSHQLATSPPSFWGSPPSRASNPLVQDEQFGNGNNIYQLCEGPPSPSTRKGGCARMKFGHRPAAVRIEGFDCLNHDSRNCSISAVA, from the exons ATGAACAGGTGGGTTTACGAGCAGAACGCCATGGCTGCTTGCCAAGAGATGAGGATGGAATCTGTGGTTTGTCCAAAGCCACGTCGTTTGGTTCTTCAAACCCCTCCAGATAACGATCCCATCAGAGCTTATAGATGGCCCATCAG CCATTCCAGGACTGGAAATTCAAGAGCTGGAGCTGAGTTTCTTGATATGATTCTCACTAAG GAAAGTTATGGTGAAAATTTTAGCCACCAATTAGCAACATCTCCACCATCCTTTTGGGGGTCTCCACCAAGTAGAGCTTCCAACCCTTTAGTCCAAGATGAGCAATTTGGCAATGGTAACAATATCTACCAACTTTGCGAAGGGCCACCATCTCCATCAACTCGTAAAGGAGGATGCGCCCGAATGAAATTCGGGCATCGACCTGCAGCAGTTCGAATCGAAGGATTCGACTGTCTTAACCACGATTCCCGAAACTGCAGCATTTCTGCTGTTGCTTAG